A genome region from Setaria italica strain Yugu1 chromosome III, Setaria_italica_v2.0, whole genome shotgun sequence includes the following:
- the LOC111256678 gene encoding F-box protein At5g62510-like: MFFVLVPAPENHRFFFFETALKIIDGPNVKNLETGKARTFIGPDAARPMKARSQPSCNRIPFPSSPGVFSGFPQLRRTLPRHAVTPPRVSSALPARATSKPGASVMEEEAPPAPTADINQDAPVLPPEVITEIFARLPAKSVGRFRCLSRAWCAMLSTDYFVDLHLRCANRPDHPRLLLTAVGSDYDDHLHSWRPGGAVEKLMPDDFADAITTPVTKPCRGLILIGDAGYGGYFVCNPSTGDVLALPDSEAPKKMTWRVNKLFQPQPPPLFVDVSYGIGYCTMRKEFKLVRFFCNSETENGLAESTNCEVFVLDRAAYWRPTTEQPPLRWVEKRSQLFS, translated from the coding sequence ATGTTTTTTGTGCTTGTGCCCGCCCCTGAAAatcatagattttttttttttgagactgCCCTGAAAATCATAGATGGCCCGAACGTGAAAAACCTGGAAACGGGCAAGGCTCGAACTTTCATTGGGCCCGATGCGGCTCGGCCTATGAAGGCCCGTTCTCAGCCTTCGTGTAACCGCATCCCTTTCCCTTCCAGCCCGGGTGTCTTTTCCGGTTTTCCCCAACTTCGGCGAACCCTACCGCGCCACGCCGTTACGCCGCCACGGGTTTCCTCTGCTCTGCCAGCGCGGGCCACTAGCAAGCCAGGCGCGAGcgtgatggaggaggaggcgccaccAGCACCGACGGCGGACATCAACCAGGACGCTCCAGTGCTGCCCCCGGAGGTCATCACGGAGATCTTCGCCCGGCTGCCAGCCAAGTCGGTGGGGCGAttccgctgcctctcccgcgCGTGGTGCGCCATGCTCTCGACGGACTACTTCGTCGACCTCCACTTGCGGTGCGCCAACCGGCCGGACCACCCCAGACTGCTCCTCACAGCGGTAGGGTCCGACTACGATGACCATCTGCACTCGTGGCGGCCCGGTGGTGCGGTTGAGAAGCTCATGCCCGACGATTTCGCCGATGCGATAACCACGCCTGTAACTAAGCCTTGCCGTGGCCTTATCCTCATCGGCGACGCCGGCTACGGCGGGTACTTCGTCTGCAACCCTTCCACAGGTGATGTGCTGGCTCTCCCAGATAGCGAGGCTCCGAAGAAGATGACTTGGCGGGTTAATAAATTGTTTCAGCCCCAACCGCCCCCGCTCTTCGTTGATGTATCCTACGGTATTGGTTACTGCACAATGAGGAAGGAATTTAAGCTAGTGCGGTTCTTCTGCAACTCTGAGACTGAAAATGGCTTAGCAGAGTCCACAAACTGCGAGGTGTTTGTCCTTGACAGGGCTGCGTACTGGAGGCCAACAACTGAGCAGCCTCCCTTGCGTTGGGTGGAGAAACGAAGCCAGCTGTTTTCTTGA
- the LOC101769572 gene encoding protein TIFY 3 — protein sequence MDLLERNIKKGEEEEEARKEEGRKEEEKTQEPQQGQGLSLSLANGSARSGMLPMSNPSANPQQLTIFYGGSVCVYDSVPPEKAQAIMLIAAAAAAATKTTAVKPPMMPVAAATVAPAAVSPALTRSLSLQSTSVANGQPQVVADPSSMCKLQADLPIARRHSLQRFLEKRRDRIVNKAPYSPAKSSEGMESAGMEVAAEGKAQ from the exons ATGGATCTGTTGGAGAGGAACATTAAgaagggggaagaggaggaggaggcgcgcaaggaagaggggaggaaggaggaggagaagacccAGGAGCCGCAGCAAGGCCAAGGCCTCAGCCTCTCACTCGCCAACGGCAGCGCCAG GTCTGGAATGTTGCCGATGTCGAATCCTTCAGCAAATCCTCAACAGCTTACAATTTTCTATGGCGGATCAGTATGTGTATATGACTCAGTGCCACCAGAAAAG GCTCAAGCGATCATGCTTATTGCTGCAGCGGCTGCAGCAGCCACCAAAACCACTGCCGTTAAGCCTCCTATGATGCCTGTAGCTGCAGCCACTGTTGCCCCAGCAGCAGTTTCTCCCGCGCTCACACGGTCTCTGTCACTGCAGAGCACTTCTGTAGCAAATGGGCAGCCTCAGGTTGTGGCTGACCCTAGCTCAATGTGCAAGCTTCAGGCTG ATCTCCCAATTGCCAGGAGGCACTCTCTTCAACGCTTCCTTGAGAAACGTCGTGACAG GATTGTGAACAAGGCTCCATACAGCCCTGCGAAGTCATCTGAGGGCATGGAGTCAGCTGGGATGGAAGTGGCAGCTGAGGGCAAGGCCCAGTAA